GGCCCCGCATCGCGCATCACCTGAAAGGCGATCCACTGCGCAGTTTCACTATCCTGCCCGTAGCCGACCGCCTCGCAGTGGTTGATGTTATCGCACTGCACGATCCAGTCTTCGTATTCCTGCGCGGCACAGAAGAGCGGCGCCAGGAGCGCTACGGCAAGGGAGGCGTTGCGAAGCAGTGCGGGTATCGTCATCGGGCAAACTCGTTGGGTCGATCGGTCATTCGTGGCCTGAACCATAAAACCGGCACTCTACAGGATGACTGGCATGGAAAAACTCGCGAAATGTCACCCTTCGCAAGGTGCCTGGACAGGCAGGACTTTCCGGATTGCTTGCCGGCCAACCCCGCCGTGTCCACCGCCTCGCCACGCTGTACAATGCGGCCATGCACAGCACAACCCTACACGCCGACAACCGCGCCGAAGTGGCCGCCGCGCTGGCGCAGGATCACCTGGTGGTGGCCTGCCTGTGCGCCGCCTGGTGCGGCACCTGCGCCAGCTACCGCACCGCGTTCGAGGAACTGGCCGCGCGCCACCCGCGAAAATACTTCCTGTGGGTCGATATCGAGGACCACGCCGACGTGGTGGGCGATCTCGACGTGGAAAACTTTCCCACGCTGCTGATCCAGCGGCACGAAACCGTGGCCTTCTTCGGCACGATGCTGCCCGACCCGAACGTGGCCAGCCGGCTGATCGACACCATTGCCGCGACCGGCGACGAGGAACTCGACCGCCAGGCCGGCAGCACCGCCGAGCGCCGGCAGTGGCAGCGGGAATGCAACCTGCGGCAGCTGATGGGCACGAGCTGAGCCGTGTAACCTGGCGGCAGCGGCTGAAAGCAGCGGCTGAAAACCGGCAGCCGGGCGGACGCGCCGTCAGGCGCCGCCGTCCACCTTCCTGACAACCGTGCCGGCCGCCGTCACTTCCCGCCCGTCGGCGGTGCGCAGCGCCAGTTCGCCCACTTCCTCTCCCGTTGCCCGGTGCACCAGCACGGAATGCGCTTCGCCGCGCGCGAACAGGTACCGCTCGCCCCACTGCCGCAACGCCACGATGACGGGGAACAGCGCCTCGCCCTTCGGCGTCAGCACATATTCCTGGTAAGCCGAACCGTCCGATGCCGGCCGGCTCGCCAGCACGCCTTCTTCCACCAGCAGCCGCAGCCGGTCCGCCAGGATGTTGCGCGCCACGCCGAGGCTGCGCTGGAAATCGCCGAACCGGCGCACGCCGTCGAACGCGTCACGCACGATCAGCAGCGCCCAGCGTTCTCCGACGAGGTCCACGCCGCGCGCCACCGGACACGGCTCCTCCTGGTGTTTCCTTTTACCCGCCATGCATTCCTCCCATCGATCTCTCCCATGTATTCGTCCCCTGAATCTCTCCCGTTGCAAGTGGTTGCATTTTAAAACTACTACGGTTACGCTTCAACTAGTTTTGTTTTGAAACTACTTTGGAGACTCCATGACATCCATCACGTCCTTCCCTGCGACCCGTCTTGCCCTCTTGGCCACCTCGGCCGCCATCTGCGTGGCCAACGTGTACTATGCGCAGCCGCTGCTCGACCTGATCGCGGCCGACCTGGGGCTGGGCCGCGCGGCGGCCGGCGGCATCGTGACGGCGACGCAACTGGGCAGCGCGCTCGCGCTGCTGTTCGTGGTGCCGCTGGGCGACCGGTTCGACCGGAAACGGCTGATGCTGGCGCAACTCGCCGCGCTGGCTCTCGCGCTGGCCGGCATCTGCGCGGCGCAGCGGATCGGGTCGCTGCTGGGGGCGATGCTGCTGGCCGGCCTGCTGGGCACGGCGATGACGCAGGGCCTGATCGCCAGCGTGGCCGCCGCGGCGCGGGCGCACGAACGGGGCCGCGTGGTCGGCGCGGTGCAGGGCGGCGTGGTGCTCGGGCTGCTGGCGGCGCGCGTGGTGGCGGGCGGTATCGCCGACCTGGCCGGGTGGCGCGCGGTCTATGCGCTGTCCGCCGTGCTGACGGTGTTGCTGGCCGCCCTGCTGTGGCGCGCGCTGCCGGCCGTGCCCGCGCCGGCCCGCCCCCTGCCGTACCGGCAACTGATCGGCTCGATGGTGACGCTGCTGCGCACCGACCGCGTGCTGCGCACCCGGGGCACGATCGCGCTGCTGATGTTCGCGGTGTTCAATATCTTCTGGAGCGCGCTCGTGCTGGAACTGGCCGGCCCGCCCCACGCCCTGCCGCACACGGCGATCGGCGCCTTCGGGCTGGTGGGCATGATCGGCGCGCTGGGCGCGCTGCGCGCCGGCCGCCTGGCGGACCGCGGGCATGGCGAACGCACGACCGGCGCGGCGCTGCTGCTGCTGTGCGCGGCGTGGCTGCCGCTGGCGTTCACGCCCGCCTCGCTGCTGGCGCTGGCGGCCGGCATCATCGCACTCGACCTTGCCGTGCAGGCGCTCCACGTGACCAACCAGAGCCTGATCCTGCACGGCGCCGCCGGCGCGCACAGCCGGCTGATCGGCTGCTACATGCTGTTCTACGCCGTGGGCAGCGGCGCCGGCGCGCTGGCCGCCACGGCCGCGCATGCGGCCGGCGGCTGGCGCCTGGTGTGCCTGCTCGGCGCCGGCGTCAGCGCGGCGGCGCTGCTGTTCTGGCGTGCCACCGTGCGCCTGCCCGCCGCCGCGCCTTCGGCCGATGGGTGCCGGGGAGTATAATCGCCGGGCCTGGCAACCACGCTTGGGCCGCATCGATATGAACAAAGCACTCACCACCGCGCATACAGCAAGCAGCGCCACGGCATCCGCGCCGCGGCCCGAGGAACTGATCAGGGCCACCGGCGCCCGTGTCACGCAGCCGCGCATCCGCGTGCTCGGCTTCCTGCTTGGCCACGACGAACCGCTGACCCACCACGATATCCTCGGGCGCCTGCCGGGCGCCGGGTTCGACGCCGTCACGCTGTACCGCGTGCTGGAATGGCTGACGGAACAGGGCCTGGCGCACCGCATCGCCGGCGGCGACGGGGTGTGGCGCTTTTCCGCCAACCCCGGCAGGGACAGCCACGAGCATGCGCACTTCCAGTGCACCAGCTGCGAAGCCGTGACGTGCGTGACGGATGTGCCGGTGCCCCGCAAGCTGAAGCTGCCCGAAGGCTTCACCGGCGATGAAATCGATCTGCTGATCCGGGGCCGCTGCGCGCGCTGCGCGGCCGGGTAGGCGCCGCGCGCCGGCCTGTGCGGGGCGCCGCCCGGCCTTCACCGGCCAGCGGCTGCCGTCAGGCCAGCCGCAGAGGCAGGCTGCGCAGCCGCTGGCCCGTCAACCTGAATACCGCGTTGGCCACCGCCGGCGCCACCGGCGGCACGCCCGGTTCGCCCACGCCTTCCGGCGGCTCGCCGGACAGCACGATCACCGTTTCCACCATGGGCACCTGGCCCATCCGCAACACCGGGTAATCGCCGAAATTCGACTGCTCCACGCGGCCGCCACGGATCGTGACCGGATCGCCCAGCGCGGCGGACAACCCGAACGCCACGGCCGATTCCATCTGCTGCGTGACATGGCCCGGATTGACGGCCAGCCCGCAGTCGATCGCGCACACGATGCGGTGCACGTGGATGGCGCCGTCGCGCACCGATACCTCGGCCACCTGGGCCACGATCGTGCCGAAGCTCTGGTGCAGCGCCACGCCATGCGCGCGGCCGGCCGGCGGCGTGCCGGCGCGGCGCACCGCGGCATCGAGCACGGCCACGTGGCGCGGATGGTTCAGCAGCATCGCGGCGCGGAACGCCACCGGGTCCTTGCCGGCCGCATGCGCCATTTCATCGACGAAGCTCTCCTTGAAGAACGCGTTGTACGAATGGCCGACCGAGCGCCAGTTCCCCAGCGGTACGATGCTGTCCACGGCCACGTGGGCAATGCGCTGGTGCGGAATCTCGTACGGCATGTCATACGCGCCTTCGACGGTGGTCTTGT
Above is a window of Pseudoduganella dura DNA encoding:
- a CDS encoding thioredoxin family protein, whose protein sequence is MHSTTLHADNRAEVAAALAQDHLVVACLCAAWCGTCASYRTAFEELAARHPRKYFLWVDIEDHADVVGDLDVENFPTLLIQRHETVAFFGTMLPDPNVASRLIDTIAATGDEELDRQAGSTAERRQWQRECNLRQLMGTS
- a CDS encoding winged helix-turn-helix transcriptional regulator, with the translated sequence MAGKRKHQEEPCPVARGVDLVGERWALLIVRDAFDGVRRFGDFQRSLGVARNILADRLRLLVEEGVLASRPASDGSAYQEYVLTPKGEALFPVIVALRQWGERYLFARGEAHSVLVHRATGEEVGELALRTADGREVTAAGTVVRKVDGGA
- a CDS encoding MFS transporter; protein product: MTSITSFPATRLALLATSAAICVANVYYAQPLLDLIAADLGLGRAAAGGIVTATQLGSALALLFVVPLGDRFDRKRLMLAQLAALALALAGICAAQRIGSLLGAMLLAGLLGTAMTQGLIASVAAAARAHERGRVVGAVQGGVVLGLLAARVVAGGIADLAGWRAVYALSAVLTVLLAALLWRALPAVPAPARPLPYRQLIGSMVTLLRTDRVLRTRGTIALLMFAVFNIFWSALVLELAGPPHALPHTAIGAFGLVGMIGALGALRAGRLADRGHGERTTGAALLLLCAAWLPLAFTPASLLALAAGIIALDLAVQALHVTNQSLILHGAAGAHSRLIGCYMLFYAVGSGAGALAATAAHAAGGWRLVCLLGAGVSAAALLFWRATVRLPAAAPSADGCRGV
- a CDS encoding Fur family transcriptional regulator; this translates as MNKALTTAHTASSATASAPRPEELIRATGARVTQPRIRVLGFLLGHDEPLTHHDILGRLPGAGFDAVTLYRVLEWLTEQGLAHRIAGGDGVWRFSANPGRDSHEHAHFQCTSCEAVTCVTDVPVPRKLKLPEGFTGDEIDLLIRGRCARCAAG